One genomic segment of Ricinus communis isolate WT05 ecotype wild-type chromosome 5, ASM1957865v1, whole genome shotgun sequence includes these proteins:
- the LOC8267405 gene encoding cysteine-rich receptor-like protein kinase 15, with translation MFLHHKSNALIFLLIIISALASSIDCQATYNAHICLGAANDTASANFKSNLTALLNSLSSKATLNNSFYNDSSNGVYSLYLCRGDVSSGTCQLCVETAIQEIQRQCPSNKSAIIWYDQCMLRYSNTKFFGLAQTSPRVLMWNIQNNTSPDEPDYGALGLIYTLTGSVPYKAMMFGTEESETNNGSQKRYALVQCTRDIDSSACSSCLGELIDSITDCCQGKKGWRILAPSCNLRYEETLFFEWPSAPPVSEPEPENGGGSNTATIAIAVAASSTVVIGALLGFWYYSCYYKRRRPTEGETSQVILLENLKSSNRNHLLDGEMHASNDDNNGGMHYFNLTTIRSATNNFSTANKLGEGGFGPVYKGKLPNGQEIAVKRLSMTSKQGLDEFRNEVMVIVKLQHKNLVRLLGYCTEGDEKLLIYEYLANTSLDAFLFDPKRSKELYWEMRANIITGTARGLLYLHEDSRLKIIHRDMKASNVLLDNDMNPKISDFGTARIFGGNQIEANTDRVVGTFGYMAPEYALEGVISIKSDVYSFGILMLEIISGKKNRGFYNPEHAPSLLLHAWQLWNEGKGEDLIDPDIVFSCPTSEVLRWIQIALLCVQDDPAERPTMSSVVLMLGSKSMILPQPSTAPYTMGRFTTMSDQSSIYGTGFLTSDQSTASVS, from the exons ATGTTTCTCCATCACAAATCCAATGCCTTAATTTTCTTGTTAATCATAATCTCTGCACTTGCTAGTTCCATCGACTGCCAAGCAACTTACAACGCTCATATCTGTCTAGGTGCAGCCAATGACACTGCAAGTGCTAATTTCAAATCAAACCTTACTGCCCTCTTGAATTCTTTATCTTCCAAGGCAACCCTTAATAACAGCTTTTACAATGATTCCTCTAATGGAGTTTACAGCCTCTACCTTTGCCGCGGTGATGTATCAAGTGGAACCTGTCAACTCTGTGTCGAAACTGCTATTCAAGAAATCCAACGGCAATGTCCATCCAATAAATCTGCAATCATTTGGTATGATCAGTGCATGTTACGTTACTCTAATACCAAATTCTTCGGTTTGGCACAGACATCTCCAAGGGTGCTTATGTGGAATATACAAAACAATACCTCGCCTGATGAACCAGACTATGGCGCACTAGGACTAATATACACGCTTACAGGTAGTGTTCCATATAAAGCAATGATGTTTGGGACTGAAGAATCAGAAACTAATAATGGGTCGCAGAAGAGGTATGCTTTGGTGCAGTGTACGAGAGATATTGATAGTAGTGCTTGTAGTTCATGTTTGGGAGAACTGATTGATTCTATAACCGATTGTTGCCAAGGGAAGAAAGGTTGGCGTATTTTAGCCCCAAGTTGCAATCTAAGGTATGAGGAAACACTATTCTTTGAATGGCCGTCGGCACCACCTGTATCAGAGCCCGAGCCCGAGAATG GAGGAGGAAGTAATACAGCAACAATTGCAATTGCAGTTGCTGCATCATCAACTGTGGTAATCGGAGCTCTCTTGGGTTTCTGGTACTATTCATGCTACTACAAGAGAAGAAGACCTACAG AGGGAGAAACAAGCCAAGTCATTCtattagaaaatttgaaaagctCGAATCGGAACCACTTACTAGATGGGGAAATGCATGCTAGCAATGATGACAACAATGGAGGAATGCATTACTTCAATCTAACTACCATTAGATCAGCTACCAACAATTTCTCTACTGCAAATAAGCTTGGAGAAGGAGGTTTCGGCCCAGTTTACAAG GGGAAGCTGCCTAATGGGCAAGAAATAGCAGTAAAAAGGCTTTCCATGACATCAAAGCAAGGCCTTGATGAATTCAGGAACGAAGTGATGGTAATAGTCAAGCTTCAGCACAAGAATCTTGTGAGGTTATTAGGATACTGCACAGAAGGAGATGAAAAGCTTCTAATTTACGAGTACTTGGCCAACACTAGTCTTGACGCCTTCCTGTTTG ATCCAAAAAGAAGCAAGGAGCTTTACTGGGAAATGCGTGCAAACATTATAACTGGGACAGCAAGGGGACTTCTATATCTACATGAAGACTCTCGGCTCAAAATCATTCATCGAGATATGAAAGCAAGCAATGTTTTGTTGGATAACGATATGAATCCAAAGATATCAGACTTTGGCACTGCGAGAATTTTTGGTGGCAATCAAATCGAAGCCAATACTGACAGAGTTGTAGGCACATT TGGATATATGGCTCCAGAATATGCACTAGAAGGAGTAATTTCAATCAAGTCAGATGTTTACAGCTTTGGAATCCTGATGCTAGAGATTATAAGTGGTAAGAAGAACAGAGGTTTTTACAATCCAGAACATGCCCCCAGCCTTCTATTACAT GCTTGGCAACTCTGGAACGAAGGCAAAGGAGAGGATTTGATAGATCCAGATATAGTTTTCTCTTGTCCGACTAGTGAGGTGTTGAGATGGATCCAAATTGCTTTGTTATGTGTTCAAGATGATCCTGCAGAAAGACCCACAATGTCATCAGTTGTCCTGATGCTTGGGAGCAAGTCGATGATTCTTCCCCAACCATCAACAGCTCCATACACTATGGGTAGATTTACTACAATGTCCGATCAATCGTCAATATACGGAACTGGCTTTCTCACGTCAGATCAATCCACAGCTAGTGTTTCTTGA